CTATGCCGTCAATCTCGGGCGTGCATTGCGCAACCCGCTTGAAGTTGGCGTCACGCTGGAAGATGTGGATATAAGCCGGCTAGTCTCAGGCGGCGCCAGCCCAAGAGGGATGGCCATGCTCATGCGCGCAGCCCGCTGTAGAGCCTGGCTGGAACAGCGTGATTACCTGACACCAGACGATATACGCGCTGTGTTCACTGAGACTGTTTCTCACAGAATATTTTTCACGCCAGCATATGAGTTACGCCGCAGCGAAATTGCCCCGCAGCTTTTACAAGCGGTATTAAATAAAGTTTCTGCACCATAAGCATTCCAAAAAGCCTATCCACAGATCAGAGCAACAGGTTTTTTCATGCAAAGCAGATTCACGCCGCAGGAACTCTATTACCGCCTCAATTGGCGTGCGCATGGCATCCACGCGGCAGCTCACCAGACAAGCAACCGTGGTAGCGGGCTGGATTTTTGTGGTTATGCACCTTTCTTGGATTATCCCAACCCTCGCAGGTTAGATCTACGTGCCAGTCTTCGCAGTATTCCCCGTCAATATGTAGTGCGCAGCTATTACGAACGTGGCGCCGTGAATGTCTATGCGCTGGTCGATATGTCAAGCTCCATGCACTACACGGGCAATGCCGACAAACAAAAGCTGCTAGCCGATATTAGCGCTTCCATCGCCTGGTCAGCCAACCTTAGTGGCGATGCTTTCGGCTTGCTGGCAAGCGACGATAGTATTCGCAACGATCTACATATTTATCCATCCAGACAACGTAATACCGCCCAGGAAACATTCAGCAAGCTTAGCAATGCCACGATCAACGATTTGCAAAGCGCAAAGGCTTTGCCTTTGGCGGCAGGGCAAGTCAGTCATCATCGGTCGCTGGTATTCCTGATTTCAGACTTTCACCTGGAAGCAGAC
This genomic window from Methyloradius palustris contains:
- a CDS encoding DUF58 domain-containing protein, encoding MQSRFTPQELYYRLNWRAHGIHAAAHQTSNRGSGLDFCGYAPFLDYPNPRRLDLRASLRSIPRQYVVRSYYERGAVNVYALVDMSSSMHYTGNADKQKLLADISASIAWSANLSGDAFGLLASDDSIRNDLHIYPSRQRNTAQETFSKLSNATINDLQSAKALPLAAGQVSHHRSLVFLISDFHLEADLLKQTLRTLSAHDVVPVVLWDSAEYEDLPKWGWARIRDMESGHERSLFLRKTVTHNIQASYLQRRNRLKAMCREYGLRSPFFVGNTYSAEALTRHLLG